Proteins encoded together in one Juglans regia cultivar Chandler chromosome 9, Walnut 2.0, whole genome shotgun sequence window:
- the LOC108980103 gene encoding protein spt2-like isoform X2, translated as MVQMRRRIRNFHMISNFGSFFGPSQPVIAQRVIQESKSLLETDHLASRLSNSLHGHKKDTSTSKGPKLGSRYQLPKVKNELKTKVEKLKDTRDYSFLLSDDAELPASSKEPPPRNVSFPNHGHEARASHVPTKKSKEASGNSGRHEVRKTVSMNGQFYSKPGSKLTSASKTADSRKQLGSNIGNGPGRPVGPKALPLKNPVATMDKKAAMEKKVSAPAAKNSLPGVQRSSSQVHSSAPKQPLEQKKGQQESNKSKMVQKQPLTSSKPKMNKPQKQISSYPTSRDHRPLKKPRPVSRYSDDDDDGVKAISMIRQMFRYNPNRYKDDGDDSDMEANFADIMREEKRSAKIAREEDEEQLRLIEEEEERERLARLRKLKRR; from the exons ATGGTTCaaatgagaagaagaataagaaactTCCATATGATAAGTAA TTTTGGATCCTTCTTTGGCCCTTCTCAACCAGTAATTGCCCAAAGAGTAATACAAGAAAGCAAGTCATTGTTAGAAACTGACCATTTGGCATCCAGGCTTTCGAACTCCCTCCATGGC CACAAAAAGGACACTTCAACGTCTAAAGGGCCAAAACTTGGATCGCGTTACCAGCTACCGAAAGTAAAAAATGAG TTAAAGACTAAAGTCGAAAAACTGAAGGATACAAGAGATTATTCATTCCTATTATCCGACGATGCAGAGCTTCCTGCTTCTTCTAAAGAGCCTCCGCCTAGAAATGTGTCCTTTCCAAATCATGGTCATG AGGCACGAGCATCTCATGTGCCAACGAAGAAGAGTAAAGAAGCTTCGGGCAACAGTGGCAGACATGAAGTAAGGAAAACTGTTTCTATGAATGGTCAGTTCTATTCTAAACCGGGGTCCAAGTTGACATCTGCTAGTAAGACAGCAGATTCTAGAAAACAACTCGGTAGCAACATTGGGAATGGGCCAGGCCGGCCTGTGGGGCCAAAAGCCTTGCCTTTAAAGAACCCTGTTGCTACCATGGACAAGAAGGCTGCCATGGAGAAGAAAGTTTCTGCACCAGCTGCAAAAAATTCCTTGCCTGGAGTGCAGAGATCATCTTCACAAGTGCACTCATCTGCTCCAaagcagcccctagaacaaaaAAAGGGACAACAAGAGTCTAATAAATCTAAAATGGTGCAAAAACAGCCATTGACATCGTCAAAACCAAAG ATGAACAAGCCACAAAAGCAAATTTCATCATATCCGACTTCCAGGGACCATCGACCCTTGAAAAAGCCAAGGCCTGTGAGTCGGTATtctgatgatgacgatgatggtGTAAAAGCCATCAGTATGATCAGACAAATGTTCAG GTACAATCCCAACAGATACAAGGATGATGGTGATGATAGTGATATGGAGGCAAACTTTGCGGATATAATGAGGGAGGAGAAAAGAAG TGCAAAAATTGCAAGGGAGGAGGATGAAGAGCAACTTAGATtgatagaggaagaagaagaaagagagcgGCTGGCACggttgagaaaattaaaaaggcGTTAG
- the LOC108980103 gene encoding protein spt2-like isoform X1: MRGYDRDELHGEVEDYYEYEEEGSELEEDPGEGEKGYEEEDPKPTREELEYLELRQRLKEQIRKQMKKDNDTSINVNGSNEKKNKKLPYDNFGSFFGPSQPVIAQRVIQESKSLLETDHLASRLSNSLHGHKKDTSTSKGPKLGSRYQLPKVKNELKTKVEKLKDTRDYSFLLSDDAELPASSKEPPPRNVSFPNHGHEARASHVPTKKSKEASGNSGRHEVRKTVSMNGQFYSKPGSKLTSASKTADSRKQLGSNIGNGPGRPVGPKALPLKNPVATMDKKAAMEKKVSAPAAKNSLPGVQRSSSQVHSSAPKQPLEQKKGQQESNKSKMVQKQPLTSSKPKMNKPQKQISSYPTSRDHRPLKKPRPVSRYSDDDDDGVKAISMIRQMFRYNPNRYKDDGDDSDMEANFADIMREEKRSAKIAREEDEEQLRLIEEEEERERLARLRKLKRR; the protein is encoded by the exons ATGCGGGGATATGATAGAGAT GAATTGCATGGAGAAGTTGAAGATTATTATGAGTATGAGGAGGAAGGGTCAGAGCTAGAGGAAGATCCTGGAGAGGGGGAGAAGGGATATGAAGAGGAAGATCCAAAGCCTACCAGGGAGGAATTAGAGTATCTAGAGTTGAGGCAAAGATTGAAAGAGCAAATCAGAAAGCAGATGAAAAAGGATAATGATACTTCTATAAATGTAAATGGTTCaaatgagaagaagaataagaaactTCCATATGATAA TTTTGGATCCTTCTTTGGCCCTTCTCAACCAGTAATTGCCCAAAGAGTAATACAAGAAAGCAAGTCATTGTTAGAAACTGACCATTTGGCATCCAGGCTTTCGAACTCCCTCCATGGC CACAAAAAGGACACTTCAACGTCTAAAGGGCCAAAACTTGGATCGCGTTACCAGCTACCGAAAGTAAAAAATGAG TTAAAGACTAAAGTCGAAAAACTGAAGGATACAAGAGATTATTCATTCCTATTATCCGACGATGCAGAGCTTCCTGCTTCTTCTAAAGAGCCTCCGCCTAGAAATGTGTCCTTTCCAAATCATGGTCATG AGGCACGAGCATCTCATGTGCCAACGAAGAAGAGTAAAGAAGCTTCGGGCAACAGTGGCAGACATGAAGTAAGGAAAACTGTTTCTATGAATGGTCAGTTCTATTCTAAACCGGGGTCCAAGTTGACATCTGCTAGTAAGACAGCAGATTCTAGAAAACAACTCGGTAGCAACATTGGGAATGGGCCAGGCCGGCCTGTGGGGCCAAAAGCCTTGCCTTTAAAGAACCCTGTTGCTACCATGGACAAGAAGGCTGCCATGGAGAAGAAAGTTTCTGCACCAGCTGCAAAAAATTCCTTGCCTGGAGTGCAGAGATCATCTTCACAAGTGCACTCATCTGCTCCAaagcagcccctagaacaaaaAAAGGGACAACAAGAGTCTAATAAATCTAAAATGGTGCAAAAACAGCCATTGACATCGTCAAAACCAAAG ATGAACAAGCCACAAAAGCAAATTTCATCATATCCGACTTCCAGGGACCATCGACCCTTGAAAAAGCCAAGGCCTGTGAGTCGGTATtctgatgatgacgatgatggtGTAAAAGCCATCAGTATGATCAGACAAATGTTCAG GTACAATCCCAACAGATACAAGGATGATGGTGATGATAGTGATATGGAGGCAAACTTTGCGGATATAATGAGGGAGGAGAAAAGAAG TGCAAAAATTGCAAGGGAGGAGGATGAAGAGCAACTTAGATtgatagaggaagaagaagaaagagagcgGCTGGCACggttgagaaaattaaaaaggcGTTAG